The Ancylobacter sp. SL191 nucleotide sequence CGCCTATGCCCGCCATCTTCTGTCGAGCCCCGCTTATAAAGACAACGCCGCCTTCGTCGCCCGGCTGCGGGCCTCGACATGGTATCTTGATGCCGACACGGTCTCGTCCTTCGTGGACACACTGGCCTTGCGCTGGAAGCTCTCCGAAGGCCGCGTCACCAAGCGCGAGCTCTTCGCCATCGAGCGCTTCCTCGGCCAGCCGACCGGCGTTCTGGCCAATCTTGAACCGCCCACTCCCCTCCGCTCCGGGCTGCCGGACATCCTCCCGCCGCTGCGCCGCCTGTTTTCGCCGGTCAACCTGCTGCCGCGCCTCCTGCGCCGCCGCAATTCCGATGGTGCCGTCTATCTCAACGTCTCGCATGAGGGGCTGAATTCGATGAACGGCATGCGCTCAATGGCGCGCGGCCACCGCATGAAGCCGATGTTCCTGGTCCATGACCTCATCCCGCTGACGCACCCGGAATATGTGCGTCCTGGGGACGCCGAGAAGCACGAGATGCGCATGCGCACCGTGCTGACCTCGGCCAATGCCATCGTCTGCAATTCGCGCCATACGATGGGCGAGCTCAACGCCTTCGCCGAGCGATACCGCCTGCCTGTCCCGGAGACGGTGGTGAGCCCGCTCGGCATCGAGGACGAGTTCGATGACGGGCCGATGGAGAATGTCACCACCCATCCGTTCTTCCTGACCATCGGTACGATTGAACCGCGCAAGAACCACCTCGTCCTTTTGCATGCCTGGCGGGTGCTGGTCGAGAAGCTCGGCCCCAAGGCGCCCAAGCTCATCATCGTCGGCCGGCGCGGCTGGGAGAACGAGAACGTCGTCGACATCATCGAGCGCTGCCGCAAGCTGGGCGATCATGTGCTGGAATGCAACCGGCTGCCCGACGCGCATCTGCGCTGGCTGATGCGCCAATCACGCGGCGTGCTGTTCCCCTCCTTCGCGGAAGGTTTCGGATTACCTCTGTTCGAGGCGCTGGCGCTGCGGGTGCCGGTGATCTGCTCGGAACTCGACGTCTTCCGCGACATCGCCGGCGACGCCCCGCGCTATCTCGACCCGATCGACGGCCTCGGCTGGGCCCGCACCATCGAGGAATATGCCGATCCCCACTCGCCGGATCGCGCCGCGCAGTTCGCCAAGCTGGCGCAGCTCAGAGTCCCGCGCTGGCGGGATCATTTCTCGGTCATCGACCGGCTGATCGACGGCGTCGCCGAACCCTCGTCCAAGCCTGTGCCGCGGCCCGTCTCGGTCGTGACGCCGGAGCCTTCCGTGGTCGGCTGGCGGCCGGTGCCGAGCTTCGAGCGCAACAGCGCGTTGATCTTCGCCGGGGAACGGTCGACCGAGCCGGTCGGCTCCGTGTCCTTCTGCGCCGCCCAGCCGCATTCGAGCATGAGGTAATCCGTGGCCGTATCATCAGCCAACGCCTCGTGTCCGGGAAGGATGGGGGCATGATCGCCGTAAAACACCAGCAGCGAGCGGTCCGTGCGCAGATCGAGCGCCTCGACCAGCGCGCCGAGGAGAGCGTCCGCATTGGCGATGTGGCGGACATATTGCGCGATCGGATCATCCGTCTCGGCCAGCCGGCCCGGCCCGTAGGGGTCGTGCGCCTCCATGGTCACGGCCATGGCGAAAAGCGGCGTGCCGGCCTCAACCGCCTGCTCGATCTCGCGAATGAGTGTGCGAGCGACCGCCCGGTCGCTGACATAGGGTCCATAGCGATCCCCGTCGCTGTAGGCGTCCTCGGCCACGAAGCGCTCGAAGCCGAGTTGCGGGATGGCCCGGTCGCGGCGGAAGAAGCGCGGGTCGTGCGGGTGGAGGAACAGGGTGCACCAGCCGCCCACTCGCAACCGCGTGGCGAGCGAGGCCTCGGCCAGCCGGTCCGGACGCAAATAGGGGTCGAAGCGATCCATGCCCTGTGCGGCGAAGGGAATGCCCGTGAGCATCTCGACCTCGGAACGGTGCGTGTAGGCGCCGAAGCACGAAACCTCCAGACGGCCGCTGGCGAGGGCGCGCCCGCGCAGGCGGTCGAACGCCTCCAGACGAGCCGCGACACCCTGCCGTCGGATGTCGCAGAAGGATTCCGACTGGATGACGATGACCGCACGGTAGCGGTCGCCGAGGCGCGCCGGCCCGGGATCGGAATGCGCTGCGCGGACACGCTCCGCCCGCCACAGGGCGAAGCCGCCGACCAGTGTGGTCAGCAGGCCGACATCGCGCACAAGATCGCCGGCCGGGGCGCTGCGCAGCGGCTCGAGCGCGGCAAGGCGCTGCGCCAAGGGGCCGGCGAGCAGCAGCGCAGAGAGGCCGACGCCGCCGGCCAGAATGAGCGTCTGCACGCCGTATCCGAACAGGCGCGGCTCCTGCGCGGTCCAGACCGCGATGAGAGCAACCACCGCCGCGATGAACAGGGCAATTCCCGCCGCCTCGCGCCGGCCGAGATAGAACAGCGCCGGGTGGCGCATGAGTGTCATGATGAAAGCAAGATCGCTGAACACCAGCGGCTCGCGCAAATAGCCATACTTCGCCCGCGAAATGCCGACGAAGACGGTCAGCGTGATCAGGCTGGCCGCCGCCGCGAAGAACGGGCGAGCGGCCGCGCCCAGCCACAGCAGAAACAGGCTGGCGACGATCCCCGCGGCAAACGCCGTTACCGCCATCGGGCGCGCGGCCCGGCGCGGCGACGGGAGCGCACAGCGCTCAATCCAGGCGGCAACCATCAGAACAATCCCGAACAAGGCAGCCAGAACACCCAGACTGATCATGATTTGATCCATTTTGCCCGACACCTACCGCCTTCGCAGACAAACAAAATATTACTTTTTGAAATAACATTCAACGTATTTGGAAAATATATTGCCATTTCTTATAAACAAAACTTTCAATATTGTCTCAATAATCAGCGCATTGAAGAAAAAATCTACTTTCTATTCAACACCGATGGCGGTCAAATGGAAACGGAGGCGCGTCATGAGTGAACGTCATCGCGTAGTGCCCATGCCCGCCACCGCCGCCGGAGACCACGCTGGCGGCACGGAGGCCGTGCTTCCGACCAAGGAAAAACGCCCGCGCCCCGCTGCCCGGATCGTGGCGGAAGGCGACCGCGTGGCCTCGCGGCTGCGGCTGAAGCCCGTGCGCGCGCCGCAGGCCGAGCGGCGCTTCCCCATGCCCGATGGCGAGGGAAGCAATCTCGACGCCCTACTGCCACGCCGCCGTCAGGCGAAGCGGTCGATCGGCCTGTGGGTATCGTTCTTTCTGATGGTGGCCATACCGACCGTTGCCGCAGGCATCTATTACGGCTTCTTCGTCTCGAACCAGTATGTCTCGGAATTCCGCTTCGCGGTCCGGAACCAGAGCTTTTCGCCAGCCGGGGCGACCTCCGCGAGCACGGCGCTCGGTGCCGCCGCGCGCTCCGGCATCTTCACCGACAACTTCCTCGTCGTGGACTACATCACCAGTCGCCAGGCGGTCGAAGACCTGATGAAGACGGTCGACCTGCAGCAGGTGTACAGCCGAAACAATGCCGACTGGCTTTCGCGCCTTGGCGCCGGCGTGACGATGGAAGGACTGGTCAGTTACTGGCAGTCAATGATAACCGCGACCTTCGATATGGCGACCGGTCTTGCCCATGTGCAGGTGCGCGGCTTTACGCCGGAAGATGCGTACACGATCGCTACCACGCTGGTGAAGCAGAGCGAGAAGCTGATCAACGACATCTCCGTGCGCTCGCGGCAGGATGCAGTGCGATTTGCCGAAGCTGATGTCTCCCGGGCCGAGCAGCGGCTGCGCGACGCGCGGACGCAGATGCACAAATTCCGCGATAGCGAACAGACCCCGGACGCTGTGAAAACCGCGGGCGGCACGCTGGATCTCGCCATGAAACTGCGCGGCGAGCTCTCCGGCCTTCAATCCCAGCTCGCCTCGCTGCGCACTTATATGGACGCGAGCGCACCCAGCGTCCGGGTCATAGAGAGCCGCATCGCTGCTACCAGCAAGCAGATCGCCACCATCGAGCGCGAGCTCGGCAAGGGCGACCCGAACCGAAACGTGGCTTCCGGCGCCACGGGCGCTGCGGGAGGCGCGATCACAGCCGTCTCGCCCGCCATATCGGAGATGCTGTCGAACTACGAGGATGTCGATCTCAACAGGCAATTCGCCGAGAAGTATTATGAAACCACCCTCTCGGCGCTGGAGCTCGCGCGTTCCGAGGCCGCCTCGCAGCACACCTATGTCGCCACCTATGTGCAGCCGGCGCTCGCCGAGGCCAGCCAATATCCGCAGCGATTTGTCTCCATCCTGATCGTGCTGTTCTCGGCCGTGGCGATCTGGTTCATCAGCGTCATGGTCTTCTTCTCGATCCGCGACCACATCGCCTGACGGGACGCGAAGCCAGCCATGACCTTCAGTCCCCCCTTCGATGGATCAAGCGGCCCCAACGTCCTGGAACGGTTCGCCCAAGGGTTGCGCGCGCAAGGGCGCGTCATCGTCGCGCTGATGCTACGGGAGATGCGGCTGCGCTCCGTGCAATCGCGGATGAGCTATCTTCTCGCGCTTTTCGAGCCGATCCTGCAGCTCGCGGTGATGGTCGCGATCTTCACCTTTCTCGGCCGGCAGCCGGGCTTCGGCACCAGCATGGTGCTGTTCTTCGCCACCGGTATTCTGCCTTTCTTCATGTTCACTCACGTCTCCGGTCGCACCACCGGCGCCATCCGGTCGAGCGGACTGGTCCGTGCGCTGGCGCCCGTACAGCCGCTCGACATCATCCTGGCCCGTGCGCTGCTGGAGACGGCGACGCTCTTGATCGTCGGCTCCCTGCTGTTCTGCTTCATCTATTGGACGGGTGTTCGCGAGGCCATACCGATCCGTCCGATGAACGCCATCGAGGCCTTCGCCGCGACGGGCTTGCTGGCCATCGGGGTGGGACTGATCAATGGCGTCATCGGCGCCTTTTTCAAGCTGTGGTCGATGATCTACGCGGTCGCCTCGCGTGTTCTGCTCTTCACGTCCGGCGTGTTCTACGTCCCGGATTTCATGCCGCCGCAGGTCCGCCAGTACATCGTCTGGAACCCGGTCATGCACGCGCTCGACTGGTTCAGGACCGGATTTTACCTCACCTACCCCACAGGGCTCCTCGACCGTGGTTATCTGCTCGGATTTGGTATGGCCGCCCTGCTCATCGGCCTTGCCCTTGAGCGCGTGTACCGACCGAGGCTGGTATGATCGCGGTCAGCCTCAAGGATATCTCCAAGACCTATCGCACTGCCCGGCGGCAGATCCGCGTCTTCGAGCATCTCGACGCCGCTTTCCCGCAGGGCGCCTCCGTCGGAATTCTCGGCGCACGCGCCTCGGGCAAGTCAACGCTGATCAAGTTGATCGGTGGATCGACCTTGCCGGATCGTGGCAAAGTGCGGCGCATCGGCTCCATTTCGCCGCCTATCGCCAGTGGGCAAGCCTATCACGCGGCTCTCACCGGGCGCGAGAACCTGCATTTCGTCGCCCGGGTGAACGGGTTCGATGGCGAGGCCGCCGCCCATTTCGTGGCGAAATTCGCTGAGCTCGGCACGATCATCGATCAGCCGCTCTCGACATACACGCGCGAACGGCGCTCGCGGTTCATCTTCACCGCATCCTGGGCTCTGCCGTTCGACATCTTCATCGCCGACGAGGCCCTGTTCGGCGGCGAAGGCGCCTTCCGCGAGCGCTGCGCCGAACTGGTGCAGGCGAGACGGGAGCAATCCACGCTCATCTTTGCGACCCGCTCGCCGCAGATGATGCGTCGTTTTGCAGATATCGGCGCGGTGCTGCACGGAGGAAGGCTCTACGTCTTTCCCAATGTCGGCGACGCGATCCGAGCCTATCTCTCCATCGACAAGGCGGCCGCCGCTCATGGAGCAGACGCGCCCGACGATGAGGAGAGTGAGGAGCGTTCCATGGAGGAACCATTCGGATCTCTGACCTGAAACTCGCCACCCTGTCGGATGAAGCCCGACCCAACTTCAAGGAGACGACATGAACGACCTGCCCGAAATCAGCCGCCAGCTCGAGCGTTTCGTTGCGCGCCGTCTGGTAGAATTTGACCCCGCCGCCTGGAAGGAACTCAGCACCGAGAAGCGCCGCGAGTGCATCCAGGCTGCGCGCCGGGCGCTGAAGGCTGAGCGCCAGTTCTTCGCCCGCGAAGCGCGCGTGTCGCAGGCCGCTGAGTAAGCTTCGCGGGTGAGTCTTGCCGGCGCCGGCCTGTGGCAGGGCGGCGCCGGCTCGTATCGTCCGACCCGAAATATGGAATTCGAGAATAAAATTGGTCCAATAATGGTATCATATTATTGAAGTAATTCCGGCAGCTAGATAGTTGTGGTATCCAAGCAACAGCATTTCATCTTAATTGAGCGTTATTGATCGCGACATAGAAATGCAGTCGATCATCGGCTCTACATGGGCCGGACATTACGAATGGGGATCGGGCGGTTTGATTATCCGTAGGTCAAGGGCGCGTCTCGCTGGGCTCGCCGCGTTGTGTCTGACACTTGGTGGTTGCGTCTTCTTTCCCGGGTCGGGTCCGACCACCCAGGAGGTGATGCAGCCCCGGGAGCAGCCGACGGATTACGTGATCGTCGACGTGGATGCCGAGACCGTGCGGGCCATGGGTCTGTGGCATTCCAACAGCCTCGTGCGCAGCTTCGGCGCGGCGCGGTCGGCCCCCGAAACGCGCGTGAATGTCGGTGACGTGGTCTCCATCGCCATCTGGGAAGCCAGCGGCGGCGGGCTGTTCGGCGGCCGGTCCGTGGTCGACACCGGCTCGGGCAGCGAGACCCTGCCGGCGCAGGTCGTGGGCCGCGATGGTCGTATCAAGGTACCATATGTCGGCGAGTTGTCGGTGGTCGGCAAGCGGCCGAGCGAGATCGCCAAGATCATCGAGCAGGGCCTGACCGGCAAAGCGATCGAGCCGCAGGTTCTGGTAACCCTGCCGCAGCAGGCCTCCGCCTCCGTCGTGGTCGTCGGCGACCTGACAGGCGCCGGCCGGGTGAACCTGAACGTCAAGGGTGACCGGCTGCTGGAAGTCATCGCGCAGGCGGGGGGGATCAAGGGGGCGGCGCATGAGAGTTTTGTGCGGGTGACCCGCGGCAGCCGCAGCACCACCATGCAGCTCGCCGCGATCCTTTCGCAGCCGGACGAAAACATCTACATGCAGCCCGGCGACACGGTCTATGTGTTTAAGAAACCTCAAACTTTCACCGCCCTTGGCGCGGTGAAGGCCGCCGGCGAAATGCCCATCGACCGCGAGGAGTTCACCGTCGCGGAGGCCATGGGTGTGTCGGGTGGTCTGGTGGACAGTCAGGCCGATCCGAGCGGCATTTTCATCTTCCGCTATGAGCAGCCGGCCGTGGTGCGGGCGTTCAATCCGGAGAGCCCGCTGCTGGCCGGCAACAGCCTCGTGCCGGTGATCTACCGCCTGAACCTGAAGGATCCCAGCGGCTACTTCATCGCGCGGGCTTTCCCGGTGCGGGTTGGCGACATCGTCTATGTCGCCAATGCCCCCGGCGTCGAGTTCACCAAGTTCCTGCGGATGGCGCAGACCATCAGCTCGGTCGTCCGCTCCAACGCCGTGGCGGTCTCCGACTGACGCACGCCCCGCGACAGCGGGGCGGCTTGCCTGCGGGCGCGGTTGGGGCGAGCGTGTGCACCGCCGCCGCAGCGGCGCCATGTCGACGGGAGGCCTCTATGGGACACGTCATCACGGTTCCCCTGCCCGGCGGAACGGTCGAGAGCGAGATCGACGAAGCGGAGCATCATGACACCTCAACCGAGGGTCGCGTTGTTCTCCTGCCGGCCCTGAGCTCGATCTCGACGCGCGGCGAGATGCGTCCGCTCCTGGAACGCCTCGCGCCATCCCTCAACGTCGCCAGCCTCGACTGGCCGGGTTTCGGCACAAGCGCCAAGCCCCGCCGGGACTGGACGCCGGCCCTGCTCTCCGCCTTCCTCGACCACGCGTTGGACGATCTCGGAGCGACCGCCGTGGTCGCGGCGGGGCATGCGGCGGCCTATGCGCTGGATTACGCCGCGCGCCATCCCGGCCGTCTGTCGCGGCTGGTGCTGGTCGCGCCCACCTGGCGCGGCCCGCTGCCGACCATGATGCAGGGTCCGCGGCCCTGGTTCGCCCGCATCCGCGCCGCCGTCGACGCCCCGCTCATCGGCCCCCTGCTCTACCGGCTGAACCTCAGCGGGCCGGTGATCGCCCGCATGGCGCGCCAGCATGTCTACAGCGATCCCGGCTGGCTCGTCGGCCCGCGCCTCGCGGAAAAGCATAAGGTGACCACGGCGGCGGGCGCGCGACATGGCTCGGTGCGCTTCGTCACCGGCGCGCTGGACCGTTTGGACAGCCGCGACGCCTTCCTGGACCTCGCCCGCCGCGCCGGCGTGCCGTTGCTGGTCATCCTCGGCGAGGAAACGCCGCCACGCTCGCGGGCGGAGATGGAGGCGCTCGGCGCCCTGCCGAATGTCGAGCTGCGCCGCCTGCCCAAGGGGCGGCTCGGCGTGCACGAGGAATTCCCGGATGAGGTCGCGGCGCTCGCCCTGCCCTTCCTAACCGGCTGACGGATCAGACAGATCACGCATCCATCGACGGGTCGGCGCCGAACTGGGCGTTGTAAAGGCGCGCATAAATCCCGCCGCGCGCCAGCAGCGCCTCATGCGGCCCCTGCTCGGCAATGCCCTCGGGCGTGACGACGACGATGCGGTCGGCGTTCTGAATGGTGGCGAGGCGGTGCGCAATGACCAATGTGGTCCGCCCGCGCGCCAGCTCGTCGAGCGAGCGCTGAATCTCCCGCTCGGTGTGGGTGTCCAGCGCCGAGGTCGCCTCGTCGAGAATGAGGATGGGCGGATCCTTCAGGAAGATACGCGCGATCGCGAGGCGCTGCTTCTGGCCACCGGAGAGCTTGACGCCGCGCTCGCCAACGAGGGTATCAAGCCCTTCCGGCAGCTCATGAATCAGCCCGTCGAGCCGGGCCCGGCTGGCCGCCTGGCGGATGTCGTCCTCATCGGCGTCGAGCCGGCCATAGGCGATGTTCTCGCGGATGGTGCCGCCGAACAGGAACACGTCCTGCTGCACGATGCCGATGTTCCGCCGCAGCGAAGCGAGCGTGATGTCCCGTATATCCGTACCGTCGATACGGATCCGGCCGCCATCCACCTCATAGAAGCGCGGCAGGAGGGAGAGCAGCGTGGTCTTTCCGGCGCCGGAAGGGCCGACAAAAGCGATGGTTTCGCCGGCACTTATCTCAAGGTCGATGCCAGTGAGGATCGCCCGCTCCGGCGTGTAGCCGAAGCGCACGCCCTCAAAGGCAATGTCGCCGCGCAGATGGCCCACCGCCCGCGCATGGGGCCGGTCGGCGACATCCGGCTCGGTCGCCAGCAATTCCTGATAGCGGCGGAAGCCGGCAATGCCCTTCGGGTAGCTCTCCATCATCGCCGCGATCTTGTCGAGCGGCCGGTAGAAGACGGAGACCAGAAGGAGAAAACCGACGAAACCGCCGATACTTAGCGTTCCATGGACGACGAACCAGCTGCCCGCCAGCATCACCGTGAGCTGGACGAAGCGCATCGCCATATAATTGAGCGCCTGGCTGGCGGCCATGATGCGATAGGCATCCAACTTGGTATCTTTATACCGGATATTGTCGCCCGCGAAGAGCCGCCGCTCATAGGCCTCGTTGCCGAAGGCCTGCACCACGCGGATGCCGCCGATATTCTCCTCCAGCCGCACGTTGAAATCGCCGACCCGGCCGAACTGCGCCTGCCAGTTCTGGGTCATGCGGCCGCCGTAGCGGGCGACGATGAGTGCAGTGAGGGGGACGATCAGTGCAGTGAGGAGCGCCAGTTGCGGGTGAACCCAGAGCATCAGCACGAAAGCGCCGATGAAGGTCATCACAGCGATGAACAGATCCTCCGGCCCGTGATGGGCGATCTCGCCGATCTCCTCCAGATCCTTGGTGACACGGGCCAGCAGGTGGCCGGTCTTGAAATTATCGTAGAAGCGGAAGGACAGCTTCTGCAGATGCGCGAAGGCCCGCTCGCGCATCTCCGTCTCGATGTTGATGCCGAGCACATGGCCCCAATAGGTCACCACCGCCATCAGGCCGCTATTGAGCAGGAAGATGGCGAGGAGCGCGATGGCGGCGAGCACGATGAACTGAAGGTCGGCCTGCGGCAGCAGGACATCGACGAAGCCCTTCATCGCGATCGGGAAGCCGAGTTCCAGCACGCCGGACAGCACGGCGCAGCCGAAATCGATCAGGAACAGCCGCGTATGCGGCCGGTAATAGGAAAAAAACGCCTTCAGCATGCCGAGGCCCGTTCGGTACGGCGCGGGCCTGCCGCGAAAGCTGACATGGAAGTGGGGAGCATCATCCGTCCTGCCGTCGGCGCCGGGCGCCCATGCCGCGCCGGCTGGCGGCGCGCTGTGTTCCTCCCCATGTGCCGCGAAGCGCGGCGGGCGGCAAGCACGGCGTGACGCGGATCGGCAGGCCGCCGGTGGGCGTTGCCAAATCGCCGCACGCCCCGGAGCGCCCCCTCCCAAGGGCGCGTTGCCAAATCGGCGTCATCGGCGCATGGAAGGTTTTGAGGACGGTCATCCTGCCGGGCGCCGCGGGGCTGCCGCACGCCGCGGACCGGAGCCGCCCGCTTGCCCCGCGTCCCGGAATGCCCCCGATCATGTCGTCTTCTGCCGCCGGCACTTCTGCAGCCACTCCTGCCGCCGCCCGCCCGCCGCTTTCCGCCTATGGCCATCTTCTGGCGATCTACATCGTCTGGGGCGGCGCCTATTTCGCGGTGAAGATCTGCGTCTCCGGGCCGGCGCTGGTCACCGTGTTCCAGCTCCAGTCGGTGCGCATGTGGGGCGCCTCGCTGCTGCTCGCGCTGGTGGCGCTGATGCGCTGCGGCCCGCCGCGCCGCCTGCGCCGCGCCGATCTGCTGATCTGCGCCGTGAGCGGCATCCTCATGTGGGTGGCCGGCAACGGGCTGGCGACGCTCGCCTCCAAGCACGCGACCTCGAGCTTCATCGTCATGTCGATGGGTGCTATCCCGCTCTGGAGCTGCCTCCTGGAACTGCTGATCGCCCGCCAAGTGCCGACGCTGCGGGTGGTGACGGGTCTCTGCCTCGGCCTGTTCGGGCTGTTCCTCGTGGTCTCGCCGACACTGCTGGACGCCCACAGCGCCATCATCGAGCCGGGATATGGCGGTTTCGCCGTGGCAATCCTGATCGCCGCCGGCGTGAGCTGGTCGCTCGGCACCATCGTGCAGCGCCCGCTGATGCAGCGCATGGCGACCGAATGGGCCGCCGCGTTCCAGATGCTGTCCGCCGCGCTGGTGCTGACGCTGTTCACCGGCGTCGAGGCCGCGCCGCTGCCGCAGTCGCCGAGCCTCCCGCAATGGCTGGCCCTCGGCTTCCTCATCGTCTTCGCCTCGGTGATCGGCCTCACCTCCTATATCCGGGTGCTGCGCGCCTTCACCCCGACCGTGGCGACCACCTTCGCCTATGTGAACCCGATCATCGGCGTGCTGCTCGGCTGGATCGTCCTCGGCGAGACGCTGGCCCCAGTGTCGCTCGCGGGCCTCGCCGTCGTGCTCGCCAGCATCGCCATCGTGCTGAGCGGACGGCGCTGATCTTCACAGCCGGCGGAAGCCTGATCTGATCGCTTTAAACGCGATGGGGGCCGGGCCAGTACCGGGATAACGCGCGGCCAACACCCGCTTGGCGTGACACCCCCGGTACATGGAGGATGACGCATATAGTCTATATTCCCATCAATCCACCAATAATCAATATGACACCATCGGCAACAGGCCATTACCTCATAGATTATAGCCCGTCCATATTCTTGCTTATCGTTTGATATTTCCAGGAACAACGCGCCGGAATCGCGGTTTCTCGAACACCGCAACAACTGGTTTGACGCTAAAACTGTGCCAACTGGCGGTAATTCGAGTTCATTTTTCTGGAGAGTGCAATGTTTTATACTGACGGGAAGCTCCAATACCCCGTGCGTGTCGAGCGGCCGAACCCGGTCTTCGCGCGCGCATTGCAGCAGGCGATCGGCGGCGTCGAAGGCGAGATCCGCGTGGCCTTGCAGTACATGTTCCAGGCCTTCGGCGCCCGTGGCCCCGCCAAATACCGCGACATGCTGCTGAACACCGCCACGGAGGAACTCGGCCATATCGAGATGCTCTCGACCGCCGTGGCGCTCAATCTCGAAAACGCGCCACTGTCGCTCCAGGAGGAAATTTCCGGCGACGCGATGGGCGGGGCGGTGCTGAACGGAATGGACTTCCGGCACATCCTCTCGACAGGTCTCGCGGCGCTGCCGTCGGACGCCAATGGCGTGCCGTTCGACTGCTCGCACGTCTATGCCTCCGGCAACATCGCCGCCGACATGTATGCCAATGTCACGGCCGAATCCTCCGGGCGCGCGCTGGCGGTGCGGCTCTACAACATGACGGATGATCCGGGCATGAAGGACATGCTGTCCTTCCTCATCGCGCGCGACACCATGCACCAGCAGCAGTGGCTCGCCGCGATCGAGGAAATGGGCGGCGCCGCGGTGCTGCCGATCCCCAACAGCTTCCCGCAGGAGCAGGAGAACAGTGATTTCTCCTATGTCTATCTCGGCCACATGACCGACGGCTCGATCCCCACCGGTCGCTGGAGCGAGGGAGCAAGCATCGACGGCACATCCGAGTTCTCCGCCCGCGTCTCCGAGCCCCTCGGCGGCAAGCCGCAGCTCGCTCCGGCCCGCCCCGATGGCGGCGCGCAGCAGGAGCAGACCACCAAGTCGGGCATGACCGGCGTTGTTGGCGCGGTCGAAGGCTTCATCGAACGCAACGTCTGAACTGGAGCGGGCGGGCGGTACCGTCGTCCGCCCTTTCCACCGGAGCGGAACGGAACCGCCGTCGGCATTGGCGGGCATCTGCTGCACCCGATGATCGATCCTCGCTGGGAATCATCGAGATGATCGGCTGCGCCGCGCCCGCACCATGCGAGGGCGTCGCCGGCGGCATCGGCATCTCCATGACCGGTAGCGTGGTCGCCCTGCGCGCCGTCAGCGGCTGGGCCGGCGGCGAGATGTCCTACAGGCACGGTGTCTGCGTCAGCACCCGTGTCGGCCGACCCGGATAATCCAGCGATCATGAAAGCTTGCCCTCCCGTCGTCCAAACGAGGGTCAGGCGTGAGGAAGCCACGTTGGATCAGTCGGGCGGCGGCAACATCGGCCGGACGCGCGACGTGCCGCGACTGGCGGGCGGTTCTCCGCTTCTCCGCGCGCGATGATGGGGCAGCGCATCGAGGGCGAAGGCCACGATGCGCCCGCCATCGCCGGGATAAAGCTGCGCACCCTCCAGCACAGCGCGCGCGAGGCGCAGGCGCAACAGCCGAGCGTCGACCCGCCGAGCGCCGTCTGCCCCCGCGCCAGCCAGCCAGGGCTCCGCCACCAGGCATTCCGTCACTTCCTGCATGCAGCGATCAAGAAGCTCCACATCGAGCGGCTCGTCGGAAGCCATCCACCTCTCCGGTCCAAGGATGAGCCCTTACTGTGGACCCTCAAACGGTGCCGCGAAATTACGAAGGTTAAGACTGCAGCTACAAATGCGGCGCCGCACCCGTTGGATAGGAGGGCGGCAGCAGCGCGGCGGCACGCAGGTCCGGCACGCTGCGGATTTCGAGCTGACGATGGCTGAGCGTTATCA carries:
- a CDS encoding manganese catalase family protein encodes the protein MFYTDGKLQYPVRVERPNPVFARALQQAIGGVEGEIRVALQYMFQAFGARGPAKYRDMLLNTATEELGHIEMLSTAVALNLENAPLSLQEEISGDAMGGAVLNGMDFRHILSTGLAALPSDANGVPFDCSHVYASGNIAADMYANVTAESSGRALAVRLYNMTDDPGMKDMLSFLIARDTMHQQQWLAAIEEMGGAAVLPIPNSFPQEQENSDFSYVYLGHMTDGSIPTGRWSEGASIDGTSEFSARVSEPLGGKPQLAPARPDGGAQQEQTTKSGMTGVVGAVEGFIERNV
- a CDS encoding ABC transporter ATP-binding protein, which gives rise to MLKAFFSYYRPHTRLFLIDFGCAVLSGVLELGFPIAMKGFVDVLLPQADLQFIVLAAIALLAIFLLNSGLMAVVTYWGHVLGINIETEMRERAFAHLQKLSFRFYDNFKTGHLLARVTKDLEEIGEIAHHGPEDLFIAVMTFIGAFVLMLWVHPQLALLTALIVPLTALIVARYGGRMTQNWQAQFGRVGDFNVRLEENIGGIRVVQAFGNEAYERRLFAGDNIRYKDTKLDAYRIMAASQALNYMAMRFVQLTVMLAGSWFVVHGTLSIGGFVGFLLLVSVFYRPLDKIAAMMESYPKGIAGFRRYQELLATEPDVADRPHARAVGHLRGDIAFEGVRFGYTPERAILTGIDLEISAGETIAFVGPSGAGKTTLLSLLPRFYEVDGGRIRIDGTDIRDITLASLRRNIGIVQQDVFLFGGTIRENIAYGRLDADEDDIRQAASRARLDGLIHELPEGLDTLVGERGVKLSGGQKQRLAIARIFLKDPPILILDEATSALDTHTEREIQRSLDELARGRTTLVIAHRLATIQNADRIVVVTPEGIAEQGPHEALLARGGIYARLYNAQFGADPSMDA
- a CDS encoding DMT family transporter; the encoded protein is MSSSAAGTSAATPAAARPPLSAYGHLLAIYIVWGGAYFAVKICVSGPALVTVFQLQSVRMWGASLLLALVALMRCGPPRRLRRADLLICAVSGILMWVAGNGLATLASKHATSSFIVMSMGAIPLWSCLLELLIARQVPTLRVVTGLCLGLFGLFLVVSPTLLDAHSAIIEPGYGGFAVAILIAAGVSWSLGTIVQRPLMQRMATEWAAAFQMLSAALVLTLFTGVEAAPLPQSPSLPQWLALGFLIVFASVIGLTSYIRVLRAFTPTVATTFAYVNPIIGVLLGWIVLGETLAPVSLAGLAVVLASIAIVLSGRR